A genomic region of Zalophus californianus isolate mZalCal1 chromosome 1, mZalCal1.pri.v2, whole genome shotgun sequence contains the following coding sequences:
- the DNASE2 gene encoding deoxyribonuclease-2-alpha: MATLNPMLLAALLWVPVRTLTCYGDSGQPVDWFVVYKLPAQSGPGKAAQSGLRYKYMDKDSGGWRDGAGSINSSAGAVGRSLLPLYQNASQLAFLLYNDQPPKPSGAQDLSSRGHTKGVLLLDQEGGFWLVHSVPRFPPPTSSAAYSWPFNAQTYGQTLLCVSFPLTQFWKIGRQLTYTYPLVYDHKLDVAFAQKVPYLEDVVKGHHVLHGPWNSSVTLTSKAGDTFQSFAKFGKFGDDLYSGWLAEALGSNLQVQFWQNSHGILPSNCSRDQHVLDVTQIAFPEPAGPAFSATEDHSKWCVAPEGPWVCVGDMNRNLREEQRGGGTLCAQLPALWKAFQPLVKAWKPCGENRTFFP; the protein is encoded by the exons ATGGCCACGCTGAACCCGATGCTCCTGGCCGCGCTGCTGTGGGTCCCTGTAAGGACCCTGACCTGCTACGGGGACTCGGGGCAGCCTGTGGACTG GTTCGTGGTCTACAAGCTGCCAGCCCAGAGCGGGCCCGGGAAAGCGGCGCAGAGCGGACTGCGATACAAGTACATGGATAAAGACTCAGGGGGCTGGCGCGACGGCGCGGGGTCCATCAACAGCTCGGCGGGGGCAGTGGGCCGCAGCCTGCTGCCGCTGTACCAGAATGCCAGCCAG CTCGCCTTCCTGCTATACAATGACCAGCCACCTAAACCCAGTGGGGCTCAGGACTTGTCCAGTCGGGGGCACACAAAGG GCGTGCTGCTCCTGGACCAAGAAGGGGGCTTCTGGCTGGTCCACAGTGTTCCACggttccctccacccacctcctctgctGCATACAGCTGGCCTTTTAACGCCCAAACCTATGGGCAGACCCTGCTCTGTGTGTCTTTTCCCCTCACGCAGTTCTGGAAGATTG GCAGACAGCTGACTTACACCTACCCCCTAGTGTATGACCACAAGCTAGATGTGGCCTTCGCTCAGAAAGTCCCCTACCTGGAGGATGTGGTCAAGGGCCACCATGTTCTCCACGGCCCCTGGAACAGCAGTGTAACACTCACATCCAAGGCAGGGGACACATTCCAGAGCTTtgccaaatttggaaaatttggagATG ACCTGTACTCTGGCTGGTTGGCAGAAGCCCTTGGCAGTAACTTGCAGGTCCAATTCTGGCAAAACTCTCATGGCATCCTACCCTCCAACTGCTCCAGGGACCAGCATGTGCTGGACGTGACCCAGATAGCTTTCCCTGAGCCAGCTGGACCAGCCTTCAGTGCCACAGAAGACCACTCCAAGTGGTGTGTAGCCCCAGAAGGGCCCTGGGTCTGTGTGGGTGACATGAATCGGAACCTCAGAGAGGAGCAGCGGGGTGGGGGCACATTATGTGCCCAGCTACCAGCCCTCTGGAAGGCCTTCCAGCCTCTGGTGAAGGCCTGGAAGCCCTGTGGGGAGAACAGAACCTTCTTTCCATAA